GACGAGGAGCTGGACACCATTGGTGCAGGCGACCAAGGCATCATGTTTGGGTTTGCTTGCGACGAAACCCCCGAGTTCATGCCGCTCCCGATCAGCCTGGCCCACCGGATGGCTCGACGCCTAGCCGCTGTGCGCAAGACGGGACAGCTGTCCTATCTGCGTCCCGACGGCAAGACCCAGGTGACGGTCCTCTATGAAGATGGCCGACCCATCGGCATCGACACCATTTTGATTTCGACTCAGCACACGGCGGCGATCGGCGACGTGATCGACGAAGCAGCGGTGCAGGCCAAGATCAAAGAAGATCTGTGGGCGCTGGTGGTAGAGCCGATTTTCTCTGACATCAGCGTCAAGCCGGACACCAACACCCGCTTCTTGGTGAACCCCACCGGTAAATTTGTGATTGGTGGACCCCAGGGCGACTCTGGTCTGACGGGCCGCAAGATCATCGTGGATACCTACGGTGGATATTCCCGCCATGGCGGTGGTGCCTTCTCTGGTAAGGATCCCACGAAGGTGGACCGCAGCGCTGCCTACGCTTGCCGCTATGTCGCGAAGAACATCGTTGCGGCTGGTCTGGCTGAGAAGTGCGAAGTGCAGCTGAGCTATGCGATCGGCGTGGCGCGCCCGGTGAGCGTGATGATCGACACCTTTGGGACGGGCAAGGTCCCCGATGAGCAACTGCTGGAAGCCGTGAAGGCTCACTTCG
This genomic stretch from Geitlerinema sp. PCC 7407 harbors:
- the metK gene encoding methionine adenosyltransferase — protein: MSRRYLFTSESVTEGHPDKICDQISDAILDAHLSADPHSRVAAEVVVNTGLVLITGEITSQAQINYIDLARKKIAEIGYTGTDSAEVSGFAANSCSVLIALDRQSADIAQGVDSAHEQREQMSDEELDTIGAGDQGIMFGFACDETPEFMPLPISLAHRMARRLAAVRKTGQLSYLRPDGKTQVTVLYEDGRPIGIDTILISTQHTAAIGDVIDEAAVQAKIKEDLWALVVEPIFSDISVKPDTNTRFLVNPTGKFVIGGPQGDSGLTGRKIIVDTYGGYSRHGGGAFSGKDPTKVDRSAAYACRYVAKNIVAAGLAEKCEVQLSYAIGVARPVSVMIDTFGTGKVPDEQLLEAVKAHFELRPAGIIQEFNLRHLPSDRGGRFYQDVAAYGHFGRTDLDLPWERLDKAETLRNALEGVMSVSVS